The DNA sequence TCCTGGCCGTCGCCCACCGACTGTCCACGGTCACCACGGCCGACCGCATCGTGGTCATGGAGGCCGGCCGGGTCCGGGCGGTGGGCACCCACGCCGAGCTGCTGAGGACCGACGCCCTGTACGGCGAGCTGGCCAGGACCCAGCTGATGAACGGCCGGCCGGACCGCCGCCGCGGAGACGCCCCGTAGTGGCCCCGGCCGGTGGGCCATGGTGAGTCGGACAGGCGAGAAGGAAGGCACACCGGTGCCATCAGGGCAGCAGGCACGCGCGCAGACGTCTGCGATCACCCCGGGGAAGCGGCTCCCGGGCGGTGAGCCGCCCCCGTTACCCTTTTCGTGGCTCCGCAATGGGGCCTCCGGCCTTCGGATCCGGCATGACTTCCCCCCTTGTTGTTGATGATCCGGGGGGGGTGGTGTCACCGGGCCCGGGGCATCGTCGGACGGCTGATGAGAGGCTTGAGCACCGGCTTCACCTGAGCCGGAAGAGCTCTCCGTAACGTGGGTGTGGCAGCTCGATGCCGTGGTAAGACCGGACGAAAAGCGTGACCGGAGGGGCCTGCACGTGATCGACACCGGCGGCATCGACGTCTTCCTCGGCCTGGACGTCGACAAGAGCGAACACCATGCCACCGCCGTCACTCCGGCTCAGGAAGAAAGCCTTCGCCAAACGCCTGCCCAACACCCAACCCAAACTCCGCGAGCTGTCCGCGAAACTCCAGGCCAAGCACGGCACCGTGCTCGTCGTGGTCGACCAGCCAGCCTCAATCGGGGCCCAGCCGGTGGCGGTTGCGAGAGACATGGGCTGACTGGTCGCCTATCTGCCAGGGCTGACGATGCGGCGGATCGCCGACCTCTACCCGGCCGAGGCGAAGACGGATGCGCGGGACGTGCTGATCGTCGCCGTCTCGTGCATCCCGCCGCTTGTGCTGGGCCACCTGCTGCACCTCGCCGCAACGCCCGTGCGCGTGACGCCCGTCGTCACCAAGGCGCAGCCCGTGACGGCCCCTGTCGTCCCGCCCGCGTCCGCCGAGGTGCCCGAGCCCGCCCCGGAGCCGATCGCCTACAACGACCCCCGGTGCGCCGTCATCCGCCCGCTCTACGACGGCCTCCGACCCGGCACGAAGGCCATCCGCACCGCCATCGTCGCCGCAGGCTTCGAGGCGCCCTCCTACGGCGTGATCCGCGGACAACTCCGTACCGAAGTCGAGCAGCACGAGCCGCACCTCGCTGCGCCGCCTCCCGCCCCAGTCGCCTTCAGCGCCTGACGACCGCCGCCTCCTCGCGCGGCCGCGTCGCACTGCCACGCCTCATGCCCTGGGGAACCCATGCCCACCACCACACCCGAGCCGGACGAACGCCGCGCCCGCCAGCACCTGCTCCGGCACGGTGTCGGCACCGTGCCGTCCGGCCACCACCTCAGAAGCCCGCAGGCGTAGACACGCGCCACCGGAGAACAGCCCCACCCGGAGTCCGGACTCCCAGATAGATGCCACGCCGCGCGGTGGGCGTCCGCAGCGTGGCAATACTCTTCCGTCGGCTTTGAGTGCTGTCCATACTGCCCGCATGGAGTCCGCGTCGTGGGTGGTCACCGCCCTGAGCATGCTGGTCGCCATCTCGGCCCTGATGGTGTCTCTGTGGTCCGCCCGCCGGCAGACCGCCGACGCCCAGAAGGCGGCCATCATGCGCTTGGTAGCCGAGTTCATCGTCGTGTGTCGCACACAGGACTTCCAGGCCGCCCAGCGGACGGTGGTGGCGGAGTTGAGAAGCGAATCGGCACCGGACCCACAGGGAGGCATCTCCGGTCTCCCCGAGCCCCTACAGAGTCAGGTCAAACAAGTCGGCGGCTTCTACCAGGATCTGGGGACTCTGGTGGTTCTGGGGGTCGTTCCGGAGTACCTGATCGTGGCTCTCTACTACCGCTTCCTCCGTGAGGTGTGGCTGGCCGTGTGGCCCTATCTCGAGCGTGAGCGGATCTCGTTGGATGCGCAAAACGCCGGAAGCGTCTGGGGATCCTTCGAGCACATCGCCGTCTATGCGCTCAATACTCCTTTCGCCGACATCGCCAAGAGGTTCCGCAGGCGCACCTACGTCGCTTGAACCGGGCGACCTGCTACCCAGCTGTGGTCGGGTAGCCGCCGCACCGCGCGCGAACCGCACCCGTTATCTGTGCCGTCTCTCTGTGCGACCAGGGCTACGCCCTCTTGAGAGGAACGGGAGGGGCCCTCGCACACTGCGCCCCGCAGTGCACACGTGGACACAATCCTCCGAAAGGCGAAGTGACTGCTCGGGGAGAGGCACCGCCGCAATTCGCTGAGATTCAGGGAACATCACAGTCAGAGGTCGGCGTCGATTCATACGAAGCACCATAATCAGGAGTTTCCCACTCGCCATATGGAATATCAGAATCAGCGCTGTAGTCAGGCGAGGGCGACACGCACTCTTCATCGACTATGGAGAATCACACATCCACAGTGAGGTACCCCGTCAAGATAAGGACAAGGATCAACCCGAATACAAATACGCAGCCATCAGCCTTTACACCGGATCTTCGCGCAACCTTAATCCCCAGGAGCCCAAGTACGAGAATGGCTCCACCTAATATCAGCAACCTCAAAACAAGGCTCCTTTTCACGACGCCACCTCACACCCCAAAACGGTGGCGGATGAACCCGGCTACTCCCCCCTCTTCCACCCAGCGCAGCGTCCCGCCACGCCAAGGGAGCGTCAACCTCACTTTCGAGACCCATCGCCTCTCCCACGCAGCGCGCCGTAGCCCGGGAACCTCGTGCGCCAGCTTCTGGACGCCACTCTCCCTTATCTGATCGCCGCGGTAGAACAACGAGAAGTGCAGCGTGAGCATCCACACCGCGGCCAAGAGCTGGGCATAGCACCCGGACTGGCCGACTTCTCACAAGCAGGGCCGGTACAAGGCGTACGACGCGCAGAACATCGCCGACTTCGTCCGTGATCGCGTCGCCCGCCCCGCAGCCAAGCTGGAGCCCGCGCCGCCTCTGCACCGCGCGAGCTGGAACAGCCAGTGACATCAGCGCAACCACCATTCGCGCGGACCTCTCGCGCGGACGCTGGCCCGCGCCCGATCCGGAGGGCAGCGCGGACGGCGCCAACCGCTGGTACGGCGAGGACGTGACGCAGGCCCTGGCCGGTGAGCGCGGCTACCGTCGTGGCACCAACCCGTCGGCCTGACCAGGAGGGCCCCATGTGGTCGACCTTGATCGCCGTGCTCGGCACGCTCGCCGGTGCCGCCTCGGCCAGCCTCACCGCGCACTGGACGGACCGCCGCGCCCGCGCCGAGGAGCACCGCCAACGAGTCCTCGACGCCACTGCGCAACTCCTCGCCGCCGCCCTGGCGTACCGCGAGCTGTTCTGGCTCCACATCGCCGCTCTGCGCGACGGCGAGCCGCAGACGCGGGAAGCACGTGCAGACCTGTACCGAGCCCGCTCGGTTGTCACCCAGGCCTTTGACCGTTTGGCGCTCACCACGGCCGACCCCGCGCTCACTGAGATCGCCGTCGAGGTCGCCTGGTCGGCCATCGACCTCGGTGACATCGAACTCGGCGCGGTCACGGACGGGCGGTTCAGCGACAACGTGGAGGCCACTCTCACTGCCGGGCAGGAACGGAGCCGGGACGCCCACACCGCACTGCGCGACGCCGCCCGAGCGGCATGAACCGTTGATACGGAAGTACCGTCACGACAGCCCTGGAGTATTGCCGGGATACAGGCATGGCTAATCGCTGTCCGGATCGTCCAATTCTGCCTCACGGCGGCATTGGCGACGCAACTTGATATAGCGCAATTGAGCAACGAAGGGCCCGGTAGCAAAAGATTGCTACGCCAGCGCCATCCCCCTTCCTCTCTTCTGCCAGCCACTCCAGCGCCGCGCACTCGGCCGTGAAGAGGGGAATCACAACAACCATTGCGGAAAGTACGTAGACATGCACAGCCGTACGATGCCAACCCCTCACCCTAAGGGGGGCAATTCTCCGCTCGTTCTCTTCTATCTGTTGTCGACTAGGGATCGCACCATTCGCGAAGAGCGATGCCATAGAAGAATCGATCTCACCCGCCTCATCCATGCCCTGATGGGGTTGGGGCCGACGAGCGTTTACTTCAACCGCAAGTACCAGAATGATCACCGAGGCCACGGTCGCGACCGTCGTTGCGTACGCCTCACTCATCCTCACGCGAACAGTGTCATGGCTACTTGAGCAGCCTGTCCCGGTAACGAGGACACGAGGAAGTCCGCAGACAGGCCCTGGTTGCTTTCGGATAGATCATGCTTCATGCCAGTGTCAAGTCCGGTGTGCCCGGACGCAGATGGGCCCGCCGAGTGCGGGCCTTCGTCATGTCACGGAACCGCGACATCCCCACGAGCGATCACGCCCCGCTGGCACCCTGAACCCCTCACACCACCTTCACCACCGGTACCAGGGGGGTACACATGGGGTTCCTCAACAACGCCAAGGCCGAAGTCGCCACGCAGGAAGCCAAGAAGGCCTACCAGCAGGGCAGACAGGTCCTCACCTTCAAGATCATTGAGGCGAACGTCAGCCACCGCACCACCGGCGTCATGTCGGGCGTCGGCGAGCAGATCGAAG is a window from the Streptomyces spectabilis genome containing:
- a CDS encoding DUF4760 domain-containing protein, encoding MESASWVVTALSMLVAISALMVSLWSARRQTADAQKAAIMRLVAEFIVVCRTQDFQAAQRTVVAELRSESAPDPQGGISGLPEPLQSQVKQVGGFYQDLGTLVVLGVVPEYLIVALYYRFLREVWLAVWPYLERERISLDAQNAGSVWGSFEHIAVYALNTPFADIAKRFRRRTYVA